A genomic region of Methanosarcina thermophila TM-1 contains the following coding sequences:
- a CDS encoding transcriptional regulator, with translation METPCQKIVWDLVPAIRASLAIELVKRGQSQATAAKLLGIAPSAVSQYISGKRGYRIEFQGETKELIEKLAQDLIDNKVSDFVVRICEICVSARGIEKKCNTGCAEEQTDNKAEDKADDKAENQTDDKEDSKENSEE, from the coding sequence ATGGAAACTCCGTGTCAGAAGATTGTGTGGGATCTGGTTCCCGCAATAAGAGCCAGTCTCGCAATCGAACTTGTAAAGAGAGGACAATCACAGGCAACAGCAGCAAAGCTGCTTGGGATTGCTCCATCGGCAGTTTCCCAGTATATCTCAGGAAAAAGAGGATACAGGATTGAATTTCAGGGCGAGACGAAGGAGTTAATTGAAAAGCTTGCTCAGGATCTGATCGACAATAAGGTTTCTGATTTTGTAGTAAGGATCTGTGAAATCTGCGTAAGTGCCCGTGGGATAGAAAAAAAGTGCAATACCGGCTGCGCCGAAGAGCAAACAGATAATAAAGCAGAAGATAAAGCAGACGATAAAGCAGAAAACCAAACAGATGATAAAGAAGATTCTAAAGAAAATTCAGAGGAATGA
- the nifS gene encoding cysteine desulfurase NifS: MAIHNCEGENVSTENKAVYMDNSATTPVRKEVVEAMLPYMTENFGNPSSIYEIGKTSKHAINLARKKVADALGAEENEIYFTSGGTESDNWAIKGIAFANRDKGKHIITSSIEHHAVLHTCAWLEGQGFEVTYLPVDKYGMVSPDELRKAIRDDTILISIMFANNEIGTIQPIKEIGEIAKENQIYFHTDAVQAIGHVPIDVKKLNIDLLSLSGHKFEGPKGCGALYIRKGVKIDPLLHGGAQERKRRAGTENVPGIVGLGKAIELATAEIEESNRTLLKLRDRLIEGLLKIPKTHLNGHPTQRLANNVNVTFEYIEGESLLLLLNAKGIYASTGSACNSSSLEPSHVLTACGVPHEIIHGSLRLSLGRMNTSEDVDRVLEVVPEIVQKLRNMSPLTPKEYRTL; encoded by the coding sequence ATGGCTATTCACAATTGTGAAGGTGAAAATGTGAGCACTGAAAATAAGGCAGTTTACATGGACAACTCGGCTACAACTCCTGTAAGAAAAGAGGTTGTCGAAGCGATGCTTCCTTATATGACCGAGAATTTTGGAAACCCTTCTTCAATTTATGAGATCGGAAAAACCTCAAAACATGCAATAAACTTGGCAAGGAAAAAGGTTGCTGATGCGCTCGGGGCTGAAGAAAACGAGATTTATTTCACATCCGGGGGCACGGAATCCGATAACTGGGCAATTAAGGGAATAGCCTTTGCAAACCGGGACAAAGGAAAACACATTATCACCTCTTCTATTGAACACCATGCAGTGCTGCATACCTGCGCCTGGCTGGAAGGGCAGGGCTTTGAGGTAACCTACCTGCCTGTGGACAAATACGGAATGGTGTCTCCTGACGAACTCAGAAAAGCAATTCGGGATGACACCATCCTTATTTCCATAATGTTTGCAAACAACGAAATCGGGACAATCCAGCCTATAAAGGAAATCGGAGAAATCGCTAAAGAGAATCAGATATATTTCCATACGGATGCGGTGCAGGCAATAGGTCATGTCCCTATAGATGTCAAAAAGCTCAATATTGATCTTCTTTCTCTTTCGGGACATAAGTTCGAAGGTCCAAAAGGTTGTGGAGCTCTCTACATCCGGAAAGGGGTGAAAATAGATCCTCTTCTACACGGCGGGGCACAGGAAAGAAAGCGTAGGGCAGGAACCGAAAATGTCCCTGGCATTGTTGGTCTTGGAAAAGCTATAGAGCTTGCAACGGCTGAAATCGAGGAATCAAACAGAACCCTGCTGAAACTTAGAGATCGCCTTATCGAAGGGCTTTTGAAAATCCCGAAAACCCATCTTAACGGGCATCCTACACAGAGGCTTGCAAACAACGTAAATGTCACATTCGAGTATATAGAGGGCGAATCGCTCCTGCTGCTGTTGAACGCGAAAGGAATCTATGCATCTACGGGAAGCGCATGTAATTCTTCTTCTCTTGAACCCTCGCATGTACTTACAGCCTGCGGAGTCCCGCACGAAATTATTCATGGCTCGCTAAGACTCAGTCTTGGAAGAATGAATACCAGCGAAGATGTGGACAGGGTACTTGAAGTTGTACCTGAGATTGTGCAAAAGCTCAGGAATATGTCTCCACTGACTCCGAAAGAGTACAGGACTCTTTGA
- the nifU gene encoding Fe-S cluster assembly scaffold protein NifU, with protein sequence MDYSLKVMDHFSNPRNMGIIEDSDGVGEVGNAKCGDIMKIYLKVEDNRIVDVKFQTFGCGAAIASSSMATELIKGKTLEEAWKLSNKAVAEALDGLPPIKMHCSMLAEEAIHAAINDYLRKKGLEPWDD encoded by the coding sequence ATGGACTACAGCCTTAAAGTAATGGATCATTTCTCAAATCCGAGAAACATGGGAATCATTGAAGACAGTGATGGAGTAGGAGAGGTCGGAAACGCGAAGTGTGGAGACATAATGAAAATTTATCTCAAAGTTGAGGATAACCGGATTGTGGATGTGAAGTTCCAGACCTTCGGATGCGGAGCTGCGATTGCGTCAAGCAGTATGGCGACCGAACTTATTAAAGGAAAAACGCTGGAGGAAGCCTGGAAACTTTCAAACAAAGCTGTTGCCGAGGCTCTTGACGGACTTCCTCCAATAAAGATGCACTGTTCAATGCTTGCAGAAGAGGCGATCCACGCGGCTATTAACGATTATCTCAGGAAAAAGGGACTTGAGCCGTGGGATGACTGA